In Trichoderma asperellum chromosome 1, complete sequence, a single window of DNA contains:
- a CDS encoding uncharacterized protein (EggNog:ENOG41~TransMembrane:8 (i32-52o64-87i99-122o128-148i160-181o187-207i273-291o311-330i)) produces MSSEPKLELGAPSPRLTPEEPYSAFSSWQKRWIVILMASVGCLGTLSSFVYFPAIPQLADHLHVSVADINLTITVYLIVAAIAPTIVGNSADTIGRRPTVAVCLVIYIGADIGLALSPSFAALLCFRILQAAGISGTFAITFGVLGDLFTPAERGSTSGIMSFVLNTPPSFGPVLSGLLMQRWGWRSIFWFLTTASACFLLVIALCLPETSRLVVGNGSTSATYGARRPILTLLLPKSSIGEKVSEGASNNEGTGRISCPNPLKTLGVLRKPATFLIICAMAIYYAIYSSLQASLSSLFSSTYKTSSLVTGLIYLPFGVGCGLGAVLSGTNYSSELVSIHSDVHFQRPKSRLK; encoded by the coding sequence ATGTCCAGCGAACCAAAGCTCGAGTTGGGCGCACCGAGCCCCAGACTAACCCCGGAAGAGCCTTACTCGGCTTTCAGCAGCTGGCAAAAACGCTGGATCGTGATTCTCATGGCCTCGGTGGGCTGTCTCGGCACGCTCAGCAGCTTCGTCTACTTCCCCGCAATCCCACAACTGGCTGACCATCTCCACGTCTCAGTCGCCGACATTAACCTGACCATCACCGTGTACCTCATCGTGGCAGCGATTGCCCCGACTATCGTTGGCAATTCCGCCGACACGATCGGCAGGCGGCCGACCGTCGCCGTCTGCTTGGTGATTTATATCGGTGCGGACATCGGGCTGGCCTTGTCGCCATCGTTCGCTGCTCTGCTGTGCTTTCGCATCTTACAGGCCGCTGGGATATCGGGGACGTTTGCCATCACTTTTGGAGTCCTTGGTGATCTGTTCACGCCGGCGGAACGAGGGAGCACCTCAGGCATTATGTCCTTTGTTCTCAACACTCCTCCAAGCTTTGGACCTGTTCTCAGTGGATTGCTGATGCAACGGTGGGGATGGCGTTCGATATTCTGGTTCCTCACAACGGCGTCAGCGTGCTTCTTGCTTGTCATCGCTCTATGTCTTCCTGAGACTTCCCGATTGGTTGTTGGAAACGGGAGTACATCAGCGACTTATGGTGCTCGTAGACCGATCCTCACACTTTTACTCCCTAAATCTTCGATAGGCGAGAAAGTTTCCGAAGGCGCATCAAACAATGAGGGAACTGGGCGCATCAGCTGTCCGAATCCGCTGAAGACGCTTGGTGTACTGAGAAAGCCTGCAACGTTCCTCATTATCTGCGCAATGGCCATATACTACGCCATCTACTCGTCCCTTCAAGCTTCGCTTTCAAGTCTATTCAGCAGCACATACAAGACTTCGAGTTTAGTCACCGGCTTGATCTATCTTCCATTCGGTGTCGGATGCGGTCTCGGAGCTGTCCTCTCAGGTACGAATTATAGCTCAGAATTGGTCTCCATTCACTCAGATGTTCATTTCCAGCGACCCAAGAGTCGGCTCAAATGA
- a CDS encoding uncharacterized protein (EggNog:ENOG41~SECRETED:SignalP(1-17)), with the protein MVAKFALLLAGASLVAAGGVNRSLPLPPGTRTLKVLASLATDTAVTGTAAVYGINDNENTNGGLGCRAYYGDGSANDGWPTISEWVSFNYIWQVNYNSIQNSCSQYGVPNLSDDEMNDLENGINDIANQFNIDHRYILAEILTESSGCVRVPTTGGPSTGIWNPGLLQDYDGYYTCNCETYNGVSNEYGETCGVVDPCPADTISNMIREGAVGTDNGVGLSFLINAAEAQGATDAQVFYVASEWYNQGEYSPNVGGSLNANCYANKVAQWLTGCTNPVSC; encoded by the exons ATGGTGGCCAAATTTGCACTGCTCCTAGCCGGCGCAtcgcttgttgctgctggtggtgtcaATCGCAGTCTTCCCCTTCCTCCTGGCACCCGAACTCTCAAAGTCCTTGCTTCCCTAGCCACCGATACAGCAGTTACAGGCACTGCCGCAGTTTACGGAATCAACGACAACGAGAACACCAACGGCGGTCTTGGATGCCGCGCCTACTACGGCGACGGCAGCGCCAATGATGGCTGGCCAACCATCAGCGAATGGGTCTCGTTCAACTATATCTGGCAAGTCAACTACAATAGTATTCAGAACTCGTGTAGCCAGTATGGCGTTCCCAATCTTTCCGACGACGAGATGAACGATCTAGAGAACGGCATCAACGACATCGCCAACCAATTCAACATCGATCATCGCTACATTCTGGCCGAAATACTAACAGAGTCTTCCGGCTGTGTTCGAGTTCCCACTACGGGTGGTCCATCGACCGGCATTTGGAACCCTGGCCTCTTGCAAGACTACGATGGATACTACACCTGTAACTGCGAAACGTACAACGGCGTGAGCAACGAGTACGGCGAGACTTGTGGCGTGGTCGACCCATGTCCAGCAG ACACAATCAGTAACATGATTCGAGAGGGCGCCGTAGGCACCGATAACGGAGTCGGTCTTAGCTTTCTCATCAACGCGGCTGAGGCCCAGGGCGCCACGGATGCACAGGTCTTTTACGTAGCGTCCGAGTGGTACAACCAAGGGGAGTACTCGCCTAACGTGGGTGGATCCTTAAACGCAAACTGCTATGCCAATAAAGTGGCTCAGTGGCTCACTGGTTGCACGAATCCGGTGTCATGCTAA
- a CDS encoding uncharacterized protein (EggNog:ENOG41~SECRETED:SignalP(1-20)): MRSLLVSASALAFLALEASGRIVPTAGQELSERDQIYRASNGEKFAVEYGFDYHGGDYKEITAANLHDCINYCAAHSSCRAASYTGKSCWLKSTVEAAVANSRVTGAVRLQYVPSPITCPMDGSDQLEQADGKKYTVECGTDRPHGDIKSVPTLDFPNCIKLCDETSGCIAASWRFGDCYLKKSLKPAISNSWVDTAVLSSLLNAPALCPSQNGKQITEASGRSFTVACNTDRAKGDMASKPLANFNDCISWCDETSGCIAAAYRDGHCWLKRELTTSSTRTNCQIAVLSSKLPHTSTHTTSTTTKSTLKSTSKSWSTSTKSTTTTIKASTSTTIKSSSSAVSSSPSSSAATSMSSSVPSTTATTAPTTGASSASSTSTSEIILSSTSATTATPSTSTSEVILSSASPTTAASPTTSTSQITLSSTSDSSSASTAATTNAASGASTSASVSDTSAQTAAQTTQSASISTPPGTLQTPTGPITLDAQPTATLTPLPPPNVNLAGTDAVTPQAISNLWFGSSSAASNASNAVNSPTVRVNITFEYPSIVLDNSINVINIQCGSGSLSADFNSTQVYNAAKAAWTAAEGNATSLIVITAASGCSSDGNYIYFVASNFAFNDKTHSVSCSGSIETVSDIAQEVGMDFGSIEYSAPASGSNSDPEATYGCTAPGSSQVDGLPAIYCGPDFDQRLDDKLGYYSGSDEDFNATLAALAPGVPANSPSRRGLIERRCFLGLCHVVQAVEHVVSTVYHAVATVVTNVAHNIVNNVETAAEKLASEAEQTIGNLASDVLSFVENLASAVVGLATFLVTGDYSNSFDFPLHLGPPPLSLDESPWGDGFKFYDWTPDKGEWYDAQADAIDKMKSVVLGDADPEPGIELWCVNCGVQGDLKVTGSISYSLANGLTKGQVSMNGNIYAGLFLGMNAFAEWDPTDEYDFLTMGLPGFEIPHIIIVGPSLSLGVSIDLDISAVGQYLVGAGLTWPSLSATLDFVHHGGSSQSGWTPIVNDTVQADGSLTVNSTLGLPITLGFGIDVLDGKYKKEIKLVDTPGVRGSLEYDFTNELTNGSFNSAPADGCYGIEWSIGLVNTVVLDLSDIDQGTYTLDEWDGPLFASGCIGESLTIAAPTTTVTAQPGGTTSVAPPQTYPDCATFTCPNNDSGYCTSNGETFQLNCEVDYETPQLANLCVTSLGDCVNACSSTYGSSCIGVSFFSWGIQDCIDQENNPWEEDEFDFANCFPFAVASGAVSGEQANSGWSLLKASPPTRKRSHFDLLGRVPTLTTSTFTTGTSTSTVGTSTSTAGTTSTSTTHTSTTGTSNAATTTATSSTDTASAALPSPTDSFRSITINDATGQLQINPHVNGSLFISAANSSVPLTNLTNGIGFVADTSESAVMGDSIGRLLYYFPNTISAVGASRLRLGAWGSIPNGAELVTLFPTKSSTGVTVLVAVDSSLNVFYPFVCSIEGQLNKIFLVADADTGSSTLMNSDLTYTVIGGVAQQCLSLAMVAQGLTGWTPPSTTTPRARYNGGKKKEKIQIINNL; encoded by the exons ATGCGCTCTTTGCTTGTTAGCGCCTCGGCACTCGCcttcttggctttggagGCTTCCGGCCGGATTGTCCCGACAGCTGGCCAGGAGCTTTCTGAGCGCGACCAGATATACCGTGCCAGTAACGGCGAGAAATTTGCCGTGGAGTATGGCTTCGATTATCATGGAGGCGACTACAAGGAGATCACCGCTGCGAACTTGCACGACTGCATCAACTACTGTGCGGCCCACTCATCGTGTCGGGCGGCTTCTTACACGGGCAAGTCATGCTGGCTGAAATCCACGGTGGAAGCCGCAGTCGCCAACAGCAGGGTAACTGGCGCTGTACGACTGCAATACGTGCCATCACCTATTACATGCCCCATGGATGGCAGTGATCAGCTGGAGCAAGCAGATGGGAAAAAGTACACCGTTGAGTGCGGGACAGACCGCCCCCATGGCGACATCAAGTCGGTACCAACGCTCGATTTTCCCAACTGCATCAAGCTTTGTGACGAAACCAGCGGATGTATTGCGGCTAGCTGGCGATTTGGAGACTGCTATTTGAAAAAGTCGCTCAAGCCAGCTATTTCCAATTCATGGGTTGACACTGCTGTGCTCAGCTCATTGCTTAATGCTCCGGCCCTGTGCCCGAGCCAAAATGGCAAACAGATCACGGAGGCAAGCGGCAGAAGCTTCACGGTTGCCTGCAACACCGATCGCGCAAAGGGCGACATGGCAAGCAAGCCATTGGCCAACTTCAACGATTGTATCTCGTGGTGTGATGAGACAAGCGGATGCATCGCCGCTGCTTACCGAGACGGCCATTGCTGGCTGAAGAGAGAGTTGACGACTTCTTCCACGCGTACGAATTGTCAGATTGCTGTCCTGAGCAGCAAGCTGCCACATACGTCAACGCACACAACGTCGACCACAACCAAATCGACTTTGAAGAGCACGTCAAAGAGCTGGTCGACAAGCACCAAAAGCACCACTACCACCATCAAGGCTTCCACTTCGACCACCATCAAGTCTAGCTCAAGTGCTGTTTCGAGTAGCCCCTCAAGCTCAGCTGCTACTTCTATGAGCTCGTCAGTCCCATCGACTACCGCTACCACAGCTCCTACAACCGGTGCTTCATCTGCTTCGTCTACTTCGACATCTGAGATTATACTCTCCTCGACCTCAGCTACAACCGCTACTCCATCAACTTCGACATCCGAGGTTATActctcctcagcctctccTACAACCGCTGCTTCGCCTACTACTTCAACATCTCAGATTACACTCTCCTCAACCTCTGACTCATCATCCGCTTCAACTGCTGCAACGACCAATGCTGCCAGTGGTGCGTCAACCTCAGCTAGCGTCTCTGACACCTCGGCGCAAACTGCTGCTCAGACCACTCAATCCGCCAGTATCTCTACGCCCCCTGGTACCCTCCAGACACCAACTGGCCCCATCACACTTGATGCCCAGCCTACAGCGACTCTCACGCCGCTGCCACCTCCCAACGTTAACTTGGCAGGCACAGATGCTGTGACTCCTCAGGCGATTTCTAATCTCTGGTTCGGCAGCTCGTCTGCTGCGTCAAATGCTTCAAACGCCGTCAACTCTCCTACTGTCCGTGTCAACATTACATTCGAATATCCATCCATTGTCCTTGACAACTCTATCAACGTCATCAATATTCAATGTGGTTCCGGAAGCCTGTCTGCCGACTTCAACAGCACTCAGGTCTACAATGCCGCGAAGGCCGCTTGGACGGCCGCTGAAGGCAACGCGACCAGTCTGATTGTTATCACGGCTGCTTCAGGCTGCAGCTCTGATGGTAACTACATATATTTTGTGGCTAGCAATTTCGCCTTTAATGACAAGACCCACTCTGTGAGCTGCAGCGGCTCTATCGAGACTGTTTCCGACATCGCACAAGAGGTCGGTATGGATTTTGGGTCGATCGAGTATTCTGCACCAGCCAGCGGCTCCAATTCTGATCCTGAAGCCACCTACGGCTGCACTGCGCCAGGCTCCTCTCAAGTCGATGGCCTGCCAGCTATTTACTGCGGCCCAGATTTCGATCAGCGTCTAGATGATAAGCTTGGTTACTACTCAGGCTCCGACGAAGATTTCAAT GCTACGCTGGCGGCTCTCGCCCCTGGAGTCCCTGCAAACTCCCCCTCGCGTCGTGGTCTGATTGAGCGTAGATGCTTCCTGGGCCTCTGTCACGTTGTCCAAGCTGTCGAGCACGTCGTATCCACAGTTTACCATGCGGTTGCAACTGTTGTTACCAACGTTGCTCATAACATTGTAAACAATGTTGAGACCGCTGCAGAGAAGCTGGCTAGTGAGGCCGAGCAGACCATCGGCAATCTTGCTAGCGATGTGTTATCCTTTGTCGAGAACCTCGCATCCGCTGTCGTTGGCCTAGCCACCTTCCTTGTTACGGGTGACTACTCCAACTCATTTGACTTCCCCTTGCACCTGGGACCGCCGCCTCTCTCCTTGGATGAGTCTCCCTGGGGCGATGGGTTCAAGTTCTACGACTGGACTCCCGACAAGGGCGAATGGTATGACGCTCAGGCAGATGCCATCGACAAGATGAAAAGTGTGGTGCTTGGTGATGCTGATCCTGAGCCTGGTATTGAGCTTTGGTGTGTTAACTGCGGAGTTCAGGGTGACCTCAAGGTTACGGGTAGCATCTCTTACTCGCTTGCAAACGGCCTTACCAAGGGCCAGGTGTCTATGAACGGAAATATTTACGCTGGTCTCTTCCTCGGCATGAACGCCTTTGCTGAGTGGGACCCTACGGATGAATATGACTTCCTCACCATGGGGCTACCAGGCTTCGAGATTCCCCATATTATCATCGTTGGACCCTCACTATCCCTCGGTGTTTCTATTGATCTAGATATCTCTGCTGTCGGACAATACCTTGTTGGTGCTGGTCTTACCTGGCCTTCGCTTTCAGCTACGCTAGACTTTGTCCACCATGGCGGATCATCTCAGTCTGGATGGACACCAATTGTTAATGATACAGTCCAGGCTGATGGTAGTCTAACTGTAAACTCTACTCTCGGTCTCCCTATTACCCTTGGCTTTGGTATTGATGTCTTGGATGGCAAATACAAGAAGGAAATTAAGCTTGTTGATACTCCAGGTGTCCGAGGTAGCC TCGAGTACGATTTCACCAATGAGCTCACTAATGGCTCATTCAATTCCGCTCCTGCGGACGGCTGCTATGGCATAGAATGGAGCATTGGCCTTGTCAATACTGTCGTGCTTGATCTTTCAGACATTGACCAAGGAACCTACACTCTAGATGAGTGGGATGGACCGCTGTTCGCCTCAGGCTGCATTGGAGAGTCTCTCACAATTGCTGCTCCCACCACTACCGTTACAGCTCAGCCAGGTGGCACCACCTCCGTTGCTCCTCCGCAGACTTACCCTGATTGCGCTACATTCACCTGCCCTAACAATGACTCTGGCTACTGCACTTCGAATGGAGAAACATTCCAGCTAAACTGTGAAGTTGACTATGAAACACCCCAGTTGGCCAACTTGTGCGTCACTAGCTTGGGTGACTGTGTCAATGCTTGTTCCTCTACATATGGCTCCAGCTGTATTGGCGTCAGCTTCTTTTCATGGGGTATCCAGGATTGCATTGATCAGGAAAATAATCCttgggaagaagacgagtTTGACTTCGCCAACTGCTTCCCctttgctgttgcttctgGCGCTGTTTCTGGTGAACAGGCAAACAGCGGCTGGAGCTTGCTCAAGGCGTCGCCACCGACCAGGAAGCGAAGCCACTTCGACCTCCTTGGACGTGTGCCGACCTTGACCACAAGCACTTTTACCACAGGAACTAGCACTTCCACCGTTGGTACTAGCACTTCCACCGCTGGTACTACTAGCACTTCCACGACTCATACTTCCACCACTGGCACCAGTAacgctgctactactactgcgaCTAGCAGCACTGAcacagcatctgctgctctgccatCACCCACGGATAGCTTCcgcagcatcaccatcaacgaTGCAACCGGCCAGCTACAGATTAACCCACATGTAAATGGCAGCTTGTTCATTTCCgcagccaacagcagcgtACCGTTGACTAATCTTACAAATGGCATCGGCTTCGTGGCCGACACAAGCGAGAGCGCTGTCATGGGCGACTCCATTGGCCGTCTTCTCTATTACTTCCCCAACACAATCTCCGCTGTTGGCGCATCCCGTCTTCGTCTCGGAGCCTGGGGCAGTATCCCCAATGGAGCCGAATTGGTAACGCTATTCCCGACCAAATCCAGCACTGGAGTTACTGTTCTTGTTGCTGTAGATTCGAGCCTGAATGTTTTCTATCCCTTTGTCTGCTCTATTGAGGGTCAGCTTAATAAGATATTCCTCGTTGCCGACGCAGACACAGGCTCATCCACTCTGATGAACTCCGATCTGACATATACCGTTATTGGCGGTGTTGCTCAACAGTGTCTGTCGCTCGCTATGGTGGCCCAGGGCCTGACTGGCTGGACACCGCCAAGCACAACTACCCCCCGGGCAAGATATAacgggggaaaaaaaaaagagaaaatccAAATCATTAACAATTTATAG
- a CDS encoding uncharacterized protein (EggNog:ENOG41~TransMembrane:12 (i32-52o64-87i99-122o128-148i160-181o187-207i273-291o311-332i365-384o396-418i430-451o457-477i)), which yields MSSEPKLELGAPSPRLTPEEPYSAFSSWQKRWIVILMASVGCLGTLSSFVYFPAIPQLADHLHVSVADINLTITVYLIVAAIAPTIVGNSADTIGRRPTVAVCLVIYIGADIGLALSPSFAALLCFRILQAAGISGTFAITFGVLGDLFTPAERGSTSGIMSFVLNTPPSFGPVLSGLLMQRWGWRSIFWFLTTASACFLLVIALCLPETSRLVVGNGSTSATYGARRPILTLLLPKSSIGEKVSEGASNNEGTGRISCPNPLKTLGVLRKPATFLIICAMAIYYAIYSSLQASLSSLFSSTYKTSSLVTGLIYLPFGVGCGLGAVLSGKVLDIEYRRTAARLHFSLDRRANHDLASFPIEKSRLGSLVYALLPCCLCIAGYGWSIQYELHMAVPLVLQFLIGLPVQGIFTAIGTLLVDTHPGKPASAQAANNFIRCATAGAGLAIFEPALGRLGPGWTFVVAAASGLVAAALLFWVRESGLSWRRRSRLLQANENGSQ from the exons ATGTCCAGCGAACCAAAGCTCGAGTTGGGCGCACCGAGCCCCAGACTAACCCCGGAAGAGCCTTACTCGGCTTTCAGCAGCTGGCAAAAACGCTGGATCGTGATTCTCATGGCCTCGGTGGGCTGTCTCGGCACGCTCAGCAGCTTCGTCTACTTCCCCGCAATCCCACAACTGGCTGACCATCTCCACGTCTCAGTCGCCGACATTAACCTGACCATCACCGTGTACCTCATCGTGGCAGCGATTGCCCCGACTATCGTTGGCAATTCCGCCGACACGATCGGCAGGCGGCCGACCGTCGCCGTCTGCTTGGTGATTTATATCGGTGCGGACATCGGGCTGGCCTTGTCGCCATCGTTCGCTGCTCTGCTGTGCTTTCGCATCTTACAGGCCGCTGGGATATCGGGGACGTTTGCCATCACTTTTGGAGTCCTTGGTGATCTGTTCACGCCGGCGGAACGAGGGAGCACCTCAGGCATTATGTCCTTTGTTCTCAACACTCCTCCAAGCTTTGGACCTGTTCTCAGTGGATTGCTGATGCAACGGTGGGGATGGCGTTCGATATTCTGGTTCCTCACAACGGCGTCAGCGTGCTTCTTGCTTGTCATCGCTCTATGTCTTCCTGAGACTTCCCGATTGGTTGTTGGAAACGGGAGTACATCAGCGACTTATGGTGCTCGTAGACCGATCCTCACACTTTTACTCCCTAAATCTTCGATAGGCGAGAAAGTTTCCGAAGGCGCATCAAACAATGAGGGAACTGGGCGCATCAGCTGTCCGAATCCGCTGAAGACGCTTGGTGTACTGAGAAAGCCTGCAACGTTCCTCATTATCTGCGCAATGGCCATATACTACGCCATCTACTCGTCCCTTCAAGCTTCGCTTTCAAGTCTATTCAGCAGCACATACAAGACTTCGAGTTTAGTCACCGGCTTGATCTATCTTCCATTCGGTGTCGGATGCGGTCTCGGAGCTGTCCTCTCAG GCAAAGTACTAGATATAGAATACCGACGGACGGCGGCCAGGCTTCATTTTTCACTGGATCGTAGAGCAAACCATGATTTGGCCTCCTTTCCCATCGAAAAGTCTCGTCTCGGCAGCCTGGTTTACGCTCTGTTGCCTTGCTGCCTCTGCATCGCTGGATACGGCTGGTCAATCCAGTACGAGTTG CACATGGCGGTACCGCTCGTACTACAGTTCCTCATCGGTCTTCCAGTGCAGGGCATTTTCACAGCCATAGGCACGCTGCTAGTAGATACGCACCCGGGAAAACCAGCAAGTGCCCAGGCGGCCAACAACTTTATCCGCTGTGCAACTGCAGGTGCAGGACTGGCTATATTCGAGCCTGCACTTGGGCGATTGGGGCCCGGCTGGACTTTTGTAGTTGCTGCCGCGAGTGGTCTCGTGGCGGCCGCGCTGCTGTTCTGGGTCAGGGAGTCCGGTTTGTCGTGGAGGAGACGCTCTCGCCTCCTCCAAGCCAACGAAAATGGCTCTCAATAG